The following are encoded together in the Methanosarcina flavescens genome:
- a CDS encoding ATP-binding protein, with translation MESSEIKLISGPPHAGKTSFLSQIAGSVDGAKLYINFEDSRMQRIGPEGLQAIEKTAAELCKRETEDRIARVFYFLDEIHNLPEWENWVDRLHTQGAGIFLTSSKLKLINEFSSRFEGRGKVLRLFPFSFKEYLRIKGTGIPEPGFLTPSRSDELLCMFLQYFESGGFPDVIKNGDIGFSRDYFEEGLQQGAVAGYDIQKLRELATFLISNMASEYSLDTLKKVSGIENEEIINNYLDYLEDIFLLYRIPKLNVFQEDDGIEETSCKVYIGDTGFFKAVYPGYPDSLGLRFENLVLLELLRREKQVFYFQNRKECDFIIKEKDSQKVSAAIQISVCFGSPAVREREILGLTEALEEYGLEKGLILTMDDEEIVKVESKSGKKIILVKPVWKWMLE, from the coding sequence GTGGAAAGCAGTGAAATCAAGCTCATCTCAGGTCCTCCTCACGCAGGTAAAACTTCTTTCCTGAGTCAGATTGCAGGCTCTGTGGATGGAGCAAAACTCTATATCAACTTTGAAGACAGTCGGATGCAGCGGATCGGACCAGAGGGTTTGCAGGCTATTGAGAAAACTGCAGCTGAGCTTTGTAAAAGGGAAACTGAAGATAGAATAGCCCGGGTTTTCTACTTCCTTGATGAAATCCACAATCTCCCAGAATGGGAAAACTGGGTTGACAGGCTTCACACACAGGGGGCAGGAATTTTCCTGACTTCATCTAAACTAAAATTAATAAATGAATTCTCCTCAAGGTTTGAAGGAAGAGGAAAAGTTCTAAGGCTCTTCCCATTCTCCTTTAAAGAATACCTGCGGATTAAAGGTACAGGAATACCGGAACCAGGCTTTTTAACCCCTTCCAGAAGCGATGAACTATTATGCATGTTCCTGCAATACTTTGAAAGTGGCGGTTTCCCGGATGTAATAAAAAATGGTGATATAGGTTTTTCCCGGGACTACTTTGAAGAAGGTCTGCAACAAGGGGCTGTAGCCGGATATGATATCCAGAAGCTAAGAGAGCTCGCTACATTCCTTATCTCGAACATGGCTTCGGAATACTCCCTCGATACCTTAAAAAAAGTGAGTGGAATTGAGAATGAGGAGATCATAAACAACTATCTTGATTATCTGGAAGATATTTTTTTACTGTACAGGATCCCAAAACTTAATGTTTTTCAGGAAGATGACGGTATTGAAGAAACTTCCTGTAAAGTTTACATAGGGGATACAGGGTTTTTCAAAGCAGTATATCCCGGTTACCCTGACAGCCTTGGGCTGAGATTTGAAAACCTTGTACTCCTTGAACTGCTGAGGAGGGAAAAACAGGTATTCTATTTCCAGAACAGAAAAGAATGTGATTTCATTATTAAGGAAAAGGACAGCCAGAAAGTCTCGGCTGCGATTCAGATCTCGGTTTGTTTCGGAAGCCCAGCAGTCAGGGAAAGAGAAATTCTGGGACTTACAGAGGCGCTTGAAGAATACGGTCTTGAAAAAGGGCTTATTCTGACAATGGATGATGAGGAGATCGTAAAAGTTGAAAGCAAGAGCGGAAAGAAAATAATTCTGGTCAAGCCTGTGTGGAAATGGATGCTAGAATAG